The proteins below come from a single Aptenodytes patagonicus chromosome 20, bAptPat1.pri.cur, whole genome shotgun sequence genomic window:
- the FMNL1 gene encoding formin-like protein 1 isoform X2, with translation MGNAAGSMEGGAAGRESREGRLPVPPPSAAAAAAAPPPARQPMPAAAELEERFGRVLNSMNLPPDKMKLLNQYDNEKKWELICDQERFQVKNPPSAYIQKLKSYLDTGGVSRKFKRRVQESTQVLRELEISLRTNYIGWVQEFLNEENKGLDVLLEYLAFAQCSVTYDMESTENGSPGSDKGKVLDRSLEDLSKSNSSSPTQGSSKTRHLTVRLNPSHSRKALRNSRLVSQKDDVHVCIMCLRAIMNYQSGFSLVMNHPACVNEITLSLNNKNARTKALVLELLAAVCLVRGGHDIILAAFDNFKEVCGEKNRFEKLMEYFRNEDTNIDFMVACMQFINIVVHSVENMNFRVFLQYEFTHLGLDHYLESLRLTESDKLQVQIQAYLDNVFDVGAMLEDSETKTAVLEHMEELQEHVSQLTEKLQDAENDSMAKIAELEKQLSQARRELEALREQLSPPRPPSPPAPQPQECYRLALERRLAELEEKGLVQILRGPDGDVAIEIVPVVIETPAAPVVTGEATATTTGTGTGTDAPAPAPALSPPPAPAAAPLPPPPPPPPPLPGAEPGPPLPPAPPLPAGTGPPPAPPLPGAQVPPPPPPPPGGLEGPVPPPPPPPPLSGELPAGPGAPHAAGGSVKVKKPIQTKFRMPIFNWVALKPSQIDGTVFTELNDEKVLQELDMSDFEEHFKTKAQGPGLDISALKVKATQKAPSKVTLMESNRAKNLAITLRKGGRSIQDICTAIETYDQQALSLDFLELLLRFLPTEYERMLIGKFEREQQAPEELSDEDQFMIRFSKIPRLAERMNVMIFLGNFNDTAQLLMPQLNAIIAASMSLKSSSKLRNILEIVLAFGNYMNSSKRGAAYGFRLQSLDALLEMKSTDRKQTLLHYLVRVIMEKYPELTGFHTELHFLDKAGTVSLDSVLQDVRSLQQGMELTRKEFMRQDDSPVLKDFLKVNLEVMEKLQADSKTAKEAYESAVEYFGENPKTSPPTTFFPMFLRFIRAYKKAEQDIELWKKQEAAAKEAESSPPGSEDQPELPIQKAKRQQMDMIAELKKKQMVKEPLIYEGKDGAIEDIISDLRNNPYRRGDKGRGSAKKRAAGQNLQATPDISL, from the exons ATGGGCAACGCGGCCGGGAGCATGgaggggggggccgcggggcgggagagCCGCGAGGGCCGGCTCCCGGTGCCCCCCccgagcgccgccgccgccgccgccgccccgccgcccgcccggcagcccatgcccgccgccgccgagctGGAGGAGCGCTTCGGCCGCGTCCTG AACTCCATGAACCTGCCCCCGGACAAGATGAAGCTGCTCAACCAGTACGACAACGAGAAGAAGTGGGAGCTCATCTGCGACCAG GAGCGTTTCCAGGTGAAAAACCCACCGTCCGCCTACATCCAGAAGCTGAAGAGCTACTTGGACACGGGTGGCGTAAGCAGGAAG TTCAAGAGGCGAGTGCAGGAGTCGACGCAGGTGCTCCGGGAGCTGGAGATTTCCTTGAGGACCAACTACATCGG ctGGGTCCAGGAGTTCCTCAACGAGGAGAACAAGGGGCTGGACGTGCTGCTGGAGTACCTCGCCTTCGCCCAGTGCTCCGTCAC GTACGACATGGAGAGCACCGAGAACGGCAGCCCAGGCTCCGACAAGGGCAAGGTCCTGGACCGGTCGCTGGAGGACCTGAGCAAAAGCAACTCCTCATCCCCCACCCAGGGCTCCTCCAAAACACGGCACCTCACCGTCAG GCTGAACCCCTCGCACAGCAGGAAGGCACTGAGGAACTCCCGCCTCGTCAGCCAGAAGGACGACGTCCATGTCTGCATCATGTGTCTCCGTGCCATCATGAACTACCAG TCTGGCTTCAGCCTGGTAATGAACCACCCAGCCTGCGTCAATGAGATCACCCTGAGCCTCAACAACAAGAACGCCAG GACCAAGGCGctggtgctggagctgctggccGCCGTCTGCCTGGTCCGAGGTGGCCACGACATCATCCTGGCTGCCTTCGACAACTTCAAGGAG gtCTGCGGAGAGAAGAACCGCTTCGAGAAGCTGATGGAGTATTTCCGAAACGAGGACACCAACATTGACTTCATG GTGGCCTGCATGCAGTTCATCAACATCGTGGTGCACTCTGTGGAGAATATGAACTTCCGCGTCTTCCTGCAGTACGAGTTCACCCACCTGGGGCTGGACCACTACCTGGAG AGCCTCCGTCTCACCGAGAGCGACAAGCTGCAGGTGCAGATCCAAGCCTATCTGGACAACGTCTTCGACGTGGGGGCCATGCTGGAGGACTCGGAGACCAAGACGGCTGTGCTGGAGCAcatggaggagctgcaggagcacgTCAGCCAG TTGACGGAGAAGCTGCAGGATGCGGAGAACGACTCCATGGCCAAGATAgcggagctggagaagcagctgagcCAGGCGCGGCGGGAGCTGGAGGCGCTGCGg gagcagctgagccCACCGCGGCCACCCAGCccgccggccccgcagccccaggAGTGCTACCGGCTGGCGCTGGAGCGGCGGCTGgcggagctggaggagaaggggttGGTGCAGATCCTGCGTGGGCCCGACGGAGACGTCGCCATCGAAATTGTCCCCGTTGTCATAGAAACCCCAGCAGCCCCCGTGGTTACCGGAGaggccaccgccaccaccactggcaccggcaccggcacag atgctccggctccggctcctgcCCTGTctcccccaccagcacccgccgccgcccccctgcccccgccccctccaccccccccacctcTGCCGGGGGCTGAGCCTGgccccccgcttccccccgcacccccactgcctgcaggcaccggcccccccccagcccctccactcCCGGGCGCCCAagtgccaccaccacccccaccgcCCCCAGGGGGGCTGGAGGGCCCCGTCCCTCCCcctccaccacccccacccctcagTGGGGAGCTCCCAGCCGGGCCAGGTGCCCCCCACGCTGCCGGCGGTTCAG TGAAGGTGAAGAAGCCGATCCAGACCAAGTTTCGCATGCCCATCTTCAACTGGGTGGCACTGAAGCCGAGCCAGATCGATGGCACCGTCTTCACCGAGCTCAACGACGAGAAGGTGCTGCAG GAGCTGGACATGAGTGACTTTGAGGAGCACTTCAAGACCAAGGCGCAGGGCCCCGGCTTGGACATCAGTGCCCTCAAGGTGAAGGCCACGCAGAAGGCTCCCAGCAAGGTCACCCTCATGGAGTCCAACCGAGCCAAGAACCTGGCTATCACCCTCCGCAAGGGCGGCCGCAGCATCCAGGACATCTGCACAGCCATCGAGAC GTATGACCAGCAAGCCCTGAGCCTCGACtttctggagctgctgctgcgtTTCCTGCCCACTGAGTATGAGCGGATGCTCATCGGGAAGTTCGAGCGGGAGCAGCAGGCGCCAGAGGAGCTCTCGGACGAGGACCAGTTCATGATCCGCTTCAGCAAGATCCCGCGCCTGGCTGAGCGCATGAATGTCATGATCTTCCTGGGCAACTTCAATGACACGGCCCAGCTGCTCATGCCG CAACTCAACGCCATCATCGCCGCCTCCATGTCCCTCAAGTCCTCCAGCAAACTGCGCAACATCCTTGAG ATCGTCCTGGCCTTCGGGAACTACATGAACAGCAGCAAGCGCGGGGCAGCCTACGGCTTCCGGCTGCAGAGCCTCGACGCG CTCCTGGAGATGAAGTCGACAGACCGCAAGCAAACGCTGCTGCATTACCTGGTGCGGGTGATCATGGAGAAGTACCCTGAGCTGACCGGCTTCCACACCGAGCTGCACTTCCTCGACAAGGCGGGCACAG TCTCCCTGGACAGCGTGTTGCAGGACGTGCGGAGCCTGCAGCAGGGGATGGAGCTGACCCGCAAGGAGTTCATGCGGCAGGACGACAGCCCCGTGCTCAAGGACTTCCTCAAGGTCAACTTGGAGGTGATGGAGAAGCTGCAGGCTGACAGCAAAACCGCCAAG GAGGCATACGAGTCAGCCGTGGAGTACTTTGGGGAGAACCCCAAGACCAGTCCCCCCACCACCTTCTTCCCCATGTTCCTGCGCTTCATCAGAGCCTACAAG aaagcagagcaggacaTTGAGCTGTGGAAGAAACAAGAAGCCGCGGCCAAAGAGGCAGAATCCAGCCCCCCCGGCAGCGAGGACCAGCCCGAG TTGCCCATCCAGAAAGCCAAGCGGCAGCAGATGGACATGATCGCCGAGCTGAAGAAGAAGCAGATGGTGAAGGAGCCGCTCATCTATGAAGGAAAAGACGGGGCCATCGAGGATATTATTTCAG ATCTGCGGAACAACCCTTACCGGCGTGGAGACAAGGGCCGCGGCAGTGCCAAGAAACGAGCTGCGGGGCAGAACCTGCAGGCGACGCCGGACATCTCGCTGTGA
- the FMNL1 gene encoding formin-like protein 1 isoform X4: MNLPPDKMKLLNQYDNEKKWELICDQERFQVKNPPSAYIQKLKSYLDTGGVSRKFKRRVQESTQVLRELEISLRTNYIGWVQEFLNEENKGLDVLLEYLAFAQCSVTYDMESTENGSPGSDKGKVLDRSLEDLSKSNSSSPTQGSSKTRHLTVSCCLSNQHIHTLLRHVHPSVPCSAPGSDGDSSPRSPGSSYPPRLNPSHSRKALRNSRLVSQKDDVHVCIMCLRAIMNYQSGFSLVMNHPACVNEITLSLNNKNARTKALVLELLAAVCLVRGGHDIILAAFDNFKEVCGEKNRFEKLMEYFRNEDTNIDFMVACMQFINIVVHSVENMNFRVFLQYEFTHLGLDHYLESLRLTESDKLQVQIQAYLDNVFDVGAMLEDSETKTAVLEHMEELQEHVSQLTEKLQDAENDSMAKIAELEKQLSQARRELEALREQLSPPRPPSPPAPQPQECYRLALERRLAELEEKGLVQILRGPDGDVAIEIVPVVIETPAAPVVTGEATATTTGTGTGTDAPAPAPALSPPPAPAAAPLPPPPPPPPPLPGAEPGPPLPPAPPLPAGTGPPPAPPLPGAQVPPPPPPPPGGLEGPVPPPPPPPPLSGELPAGPGAPHAAGGSVKVKKPIQTKFRMPIFNWVALKPSQIDGTVFTELNDEKVLQELDMSDFEEHFKTKAQGPGLDISALKVKATQKAPSKVTLMESNRAKNLAITLRKGGRSIQDICTAIETYDQQALSLDFLELLLRFLPTEYERMLIGKFEREQQAPEELSDEDQFMIRFSKIPRLAERMNVMIFLGNFNDTAQLLMPQLNAIIAASMSLKSSSKLRNILEIVLAFGNYMNSSKRGAAYGFRLQSLDALLEMKSTDRKQTLLHYLVRVIMEKYPELTGFHTELHFLDKAGTVSLDSVLQDVRSLQQGMELTRKEFMRQDDSPVLKDFLKVNLEVMEKLQADSKTAKEAYESAVEYFGENPKTSPPTTFFPMFLRFIRAYKKAEQDIELWKKQEAAAKEAESSPPGSEDQPEVKLPIQKAKRQQMDMIAELKKKQMVKEPLIYEGKDGAIEDIISDLRNNPYRRGDKGRGSAKKRAAGQNLQATPDISL; this comes from the exons ATGAACCTGCCCCCGGACAAGATGAAGCTGCTCAACCAGTACGACAACGAGAAGAAGTGGGAGCTCATCTGCGACCAG GAGCGTTTCCAGGTGAAAAACCCACCGTCCGCCTACATCCAGAAGCTGAAGAGCTACTTGGACACGGGTGGCGTAAGCAGGAAG TTCAAGAGGCGAGTGCAGGAGTCGACGCAGGTGCTCCGGGAGCTGGAGATTTCCTTGAGGACCAACTACATCGG ctGGGTCCAGGAGTTCCTCAACGAGGAGAACAAGGGGCTGGACGTGCTGCTGGAGTACCTCGCCTTCGCCCAGTGCTCCGTCAC GTACGACATGGAGAGCACCGAGAACGGCAGCCCAGGCTCCGACAAGGGCAAGGTCCTGGACCGGTCGCTGGAGGACCTGAGCAAAAGCAACTCCTCATCCCCCACCCAGGGCTCCTCCAAAACACGGCACCTCACCGTCAG ctgctgcctctcGAACCAGCACATCCACACCCTCCTCCGCCACGTCCACCCCAGCGTCCCCTGCAGCGCCCCAGGCAGCGATGGGGACAGTAGCCCCAGGTCACCCGGCAGCTCCTACCCGCCCCG GCTGAACCCCTCGCACAGCAGGAAGGCACTGAGGAACTCCCGCCTCGTCAGCCAGAAGGACGACGTCCATGTCTGCATCATGTGTCTCCGTGCCATCATGAACTACCAG TCTGGCTTCAGCCTGGTAATGAACCACCCAGCCTGCGTCAATGAGATCACCCTGAGCCTCAACAACAAGAACGCCAG GACCAAGGCGctggtgctggagctgctggccGCCGTCTGCCTGGTCCGAGGTGGCCACGACATCATCCTGGCTGCCTTCGACAACTTCAAGGAG gtCTGCGGAGAGAAGAACCGCTTCGAGAAGCTGATGGAGTATTTCCGAAACGAGGACACCAACATTGACTTCATG GTGGCCTGCATGCAGTTCATCAACATCGTGGTGCACTCTGTGGAGAATATGAACTTCCGCGTCTTCCTGCAGTACGAGTTCACCCACCTGGGGCTGGACCACTACCTGGAG AGCCTCCGTCTCACCGAGAGCGACAAGCTGCAGGTGCAGATCCAAGCCTATCTGGACAACGTCTTCGACGTGGGGGCCATGCTGGAGGACTCGGAGACCAAGACGGCTGTGCTGGAGCAcatggaggagctgcaggagcacgTCAGCCAG TTGACGGAGAAGCTGCAGGATGCGGAGAACGACTCCATGGCCAAGATAgcggagctggagaagcagctgagcCAGGCGCGGCGGGAGCTGGAGGCGCTGCGg gagcagctgagccCACCGCGGCCACCCAGCccgccggccccgcagccccaggAGTGCTACCGGCTGGCGCTGGAGCGGCGGCTGgcggagctggaggagaaggggttGGTGCAGATCCTGCGTGGGCCCGACGGAGACGTCGCCATCGAAATTGTCCCCGTTGTCATAGAAACCCCAGCAGCCCCCGTGGTTACCGGAGaggccaccgccaccaccactggcaccggcaccggcacag atgctccggctccggctcctgcCCTGTctcccccaccagcacccgccgccgcccccctgcccccgccccctccaccccccccacctcTGCCGGGGGCTGAGCCTGgccccccgcttccccccgcacccccactgcctgcaggcaccggcccccccccagcccctccactcCCGGGCGCCCAagtgccaccaccacccccaccgcCCCCAGGGGGGCTGGAGGGCCCCGTCCCTCCCcctccaccacccccacccctcagTGGGGAGCTCCCAGCCGGGCCAGGTGCCCCCCACGCTGCCGGCGGTTCAG TGAAGGTGAAGAAGCCGATCCAGACCAAGTTTCGCATGCCCATCTTCAACTGGGTGGCACTGAAGCCGAGCCAGATCGATGGCACCGTCTTCACCGAGCTCAACGACGAGAAGGTGCTGCAG GAGCTGGACATGAGTGACTTTGAGGAGCACTTCAAGACCAAGGCGCAGGGCCCCGGCTTGGACATCAGTGCCCTCAAGGTGAAGGCCACGCAGAAGGCTCCCAGCAAGGTCACCCTCATGGAGTCCAACCGAGCCAAGAACCTGGCTATCACCCTCCGCAAGGGCGGCCGCAGCATCCAGGACATCTGCACAGCCATCGAGAC GTATGACCAGCAAGCCCTGAGCCTCGACtttctggagctgctgctgcgtTTCCTGCCCACTGAGTATGAGCGGATGCTCATCGGGAAGTTCGAGCGGGAGCAGCAGGCGCCAGAGGAGCTCTCGGACGAGGACCAGTTCATGATCCGCTTCAGCAAGATCCCGCGCCTGGCTGAGCGCATGAATGTCATGATCTTCCTGGGCAACTTCAATGACACGGCCCAGCTGCTCATGCCG CAACTCAACGCCATCATCGCCGCCTCCATGTCCCTCAAGTCCTCCAGCAAACTGCGCAACATCCTTGAG ATCGTCCTGGCCTTCGGGAACTACATGAACAGCAGCAAGCGCGGGGCAGCCTACGGCTTCCGGCTGCAGAGCCTCGACGCG CTCCTGGAGATGAAGTCGACAGACCGCAAGCAAACGCTGCTGCATTACCTGGTGCGGGTGATCATGGAGAAGTACCCTGAGCTGACCGGCTTCCACACCGAGCTGCACTTCCTCGACAAGGCGGGCACAG TCTCCCTGGACAGCGTGTTGCAGGACGTGCGGAGCCTGCAGCAGGGGATGGAGCTGACCCGCAAGGAGTTCATGCGGCAGGACGACAGCCCCGTGCTCAAGGACTTCCTCAAGGTCAACTTGGAGGTGATGGAGAAGCTGCAGGCTGACAGCAAAACCGCCAAG GAGGCATACGAGTCAGCCGTGGAGTACTTTGGGGAGAACCCCAAGACCAGTCCCCCCACCACCTTCTTCCCCATGTTCCTGCGCTTCATCAGAGCCTACAAG aaagcagagcaggacaTTGAGCTGTGGAAGAAACAAGAAGCCGCGGCCAAAGAGGCAGAATCCAGCCCCCCCGGCAGCGAGGACCAGCCCGAGGTGAAG TTGCCCATCCAGAAAGCCAAGCGGCAGCAGATGGACATGATCGCCGAGCTGAAGAAGAAGCAGATGGTGAAGGAGCCGCTCATCTATGAAGGAAAAGACGGGGCCATCGAGGATATTATTTCAG ATCTGCGGAACAACCCTTACCGGCGTGGAGACAAGGGCCGCGGCAGTGCCAAGAAACGAGCTGCGGGGCAGAACCTGCAGGCGACGCCGGACATCTCGCTGTGA
- the FMNL1 gene encoding formin-like protein 1 isoform X1, with translation MGNAAGSMEGGAAGRESREGRLPVPPPSAAAAAAAPPPARQPMPAAAELEERFGRVLNSMNLPPDKMKLLNQYDNEKKWELICDQERFQVKNPPSAYIQKLKSYLDTGGVSRKFKRRVQESTQVLRELEISLRTNYIGWVQEFLNEENKGLDVLLEYLAFAQCSVTYDMESTENGSPGSDKGKVLDRSLEDLSKSNSSSPTQGSSKTRHLTVRLNPSHSRKALRNSRLVSQKDDVHVCIMCLRAIMNYQSGFSLVMNHPACVNEITLSLNNKNARTKALVLELLAAVCLVRGGHDIILAAFDNFKEVCGEKNRFEKLMEYFRNEDTNIDFMVACMQFINIVVHSVENMNFRVFLQYEFTHLGLDHYLESLRLTESDKLQVQIQAYLDNVFDVGAMLEDSETKTAVLEHMEELQEHVSQLTEKLQDAENDSMAKIAELEKQLSQARRELEALREQLSPPRPPSPPAPQPQECYRLALERRLAELEEKGLVQILRGPDGDVAIEIVPVVIETPAAPVVTGEATATTTGTGTGTDAPAPAPALSPPPAPAAAPLPPPPPPPPPLPGAEPGPPLPPAPPLPAGTGPPPAPPLPGAQVPPPPPPPPGGLEGPVPPPPPPPPLSGELPAGPGAPHAAGGSVKVKKPIQTKFRMPIFNWVALKPSQIDGTVFTELNDEKVLQELDMSDFEEHFKTKAQGPGLDISALKVKATQKAPSKVTLMESNRAKNLAITLRKGGRSIQDICTAIETYDQQALSLDFLELLLRFLPTEYERMLIGKFEREQQAPEELSDEDQFMIRFSKIPRLAERMNVMIFLGNFNDTAQLLMPQLNAIIAASMSLKSSSKLRNILEIVLAFGNYMNSSKRGAAYGFRLQSLDALLEMKSTDRKQTLLHYLVRVIMEKYPELTGFHTELHFLDKAGTVSLDSVLQDVRSLQQGMELTRKEFMRQDDSPVLKDFLKVNLEVMEKLQADSKTAKEAYESAVEYFGENPKTSPPTTFFPMFLRFIRAYKKAEQDIELWKKQEAAAKEAESSPPGSEDQPEVKLPIQKAKRQQMDMIAELKKKQMVKEPLIYEGKDGAIEDIISDLRNNPYRRGDKGRGSAKKRAAGQNLQATPDISL, from the exons ATGGGCAACGCGGCCGGGAGCATGgaggggggggccgcggggcgggagagCCGCGAGGGCCGGCTCCCGGTGCCCCCCccgagcgccgccgccgccgccgccgccccgccgcccgcccggcagcccatgcccgccgccgccgagctGGAGGAGCGCTTCGGCCGCGTCCTG AACTCCATGAACCTGCCCCCGGACAAGATGAAGCTGCTCAACCAGTACGACAACGAGAAGAAGTGGGAGCTCATCTGCGACCAG GAGCGTTTCCAGGTGAAAAACCCACCGTCCGCCTACATCCAGAAGCTGAAGAGCTACTTGGACACGGGTGGCGTAAGCAGGAAG TTCAAGAGGCGAGTGCAGGAGTCGACGCAGGTGCTCCGGGAGCTGGAGATTTCCTTGAGGACCAACTACATCGG ctGGGTCCAGGAGTTCCTCAACGAGGAGAACAAGGGGCTGGACGTGCTGCTGGAGTACCTCGCCTTCGCCCAGTGCTCCGTCAC GTACGACATGGAGAGCACCGAGAACGGCAGCCCAGGCTCCGACAAGGGCAAGGTCCTGGACCGGTCGCTGGAGGACCTGAGCAAAAGCAACTCCTCATCCCCCACCCAGGGCTCCTCCAAAACACGGCACCTCACCGTCAG GCTGAACCCCTCGCACAGCAGGAAGGCACTGAGGAACTCCCGCCTCGTCAGCCAGAAGGACGACGTCCATGTCTGCATCATGTGTCTCCGTGCCATCATGAACTACCAG TCTGGCTTCAGCCTGGTAATGAACCACCCAGCCTGCGTCAATGAGATCACCCTGAGCCTCAACAACAAGAACGCCAG GACCAAGGCGctggtgctggagctgctggccGCCGTCTGCCTGGTCCGAGGTGGCCACGACATCATCCTGGCTGCCTTCGACAACTTCAAGGAG gtCTGCGGAGAGAAGAACCGCTTCGAGAAGCTGATGGAGTATTTCCGAAACGAGGACACCAACATTGACTTCATG GTGGCCTGCATGCAGTTCATCAACATCGTGGTGCACTCTGTGGAGAATATGAACTTCCGCGTCTTCCTGCAGTACGAGTTCACCCACCTGGGGCTGGACCACTACCTGGAG AGCCTCCGTCTCACCGAGAGCGACAAGCTGCAGGTGCAGATCCAAGCCTATCTGGACAACGTCTTCGACGTGGGGGCCATGCTGGAGGACTCGGAGACCAAGACGGCTGTGCTGGAGCAcatggaggagctgcaggagcacgTCAGCCAG TTGACGGAGAAGCTGCAGGATGCGGAGAACGACTCCATGGCCAAGATAgcggagctggagaagcagctgagcCAGGCGCGGCGGGAGCTGGAGGCGCTGCGg gagcagctgagccCACCGCGGCCACCCAGCccgccggccccgcagccccaggAGTGCTACCGGCTGGCGCTGGAGCGGCGGCTGgcggagctggaggagaaggggttGGTGCAGATCCTGCGTGGGCCCGACGGAGACGTCGCCATCGAAATTGTCCCCGTTGTCATAGAAACCCCAGCAGCCCCCGTGGTTACCGGAGaggccaccgccaccaccactggcaccggcaccggcacag atgctccggctccggctcctgcCCTGTctcccccaccagcacccgccgccgcccccctgcccccgccccctccaccccccccacctcTGCCGGGGGCTGAGCCTGgccccccgcttccccccgcacccccactgcctgcaggcaccggcccccccccagcccctccactcCCGGGCGCCCAagtgccaccaccacccccaccgcCCCCAGGGGGGCTGGAGGGCCCCGTCCCTCCCcctccaccacccccacccctcagTGGGGAGCTCCCAGCCGGGCCAGGTGCCCCCCACGCTGCCGGCGGTTCAG TGAAGGTGAAGAAGCCGATCCAGACCAAGTTTCGCATGCCCATCTTCAACTGGGTGGCACTGAAGCCGAGCCAGATCGATGGCACCGTCTTCACCGAGCTCAACGACGAGAAGGTGCTGCAG GAGCTGGACATGAGTGACTTTGAGGAGCACTTCAAGACCAAGGCGCAGGGCCCCGGCTTGGACATCAGTGCCCTCAAGGTGAAGGCCACGCAGAAGGCTCCCAGCAAGGTCACCCTCATGGAGTCCAACCGAGCCAAGAACCTGGCTATCACCCTCCGCAAGGGCGGCCGCAGCATCCAGGACATCTGCACAGCCATCGAGAC GTATGACCAGCAAGCCCTGAGCCTCGACtttctggagctgctgctgcgtTTCCTGCCCACTGAGTATGAGCGGATGCTCATCGGGAAGTTCGAGCGGGAGCAGCAGGCGCCAGAGGAGCTCTCGGACGAGGACCAGTTCATGATCCGCTTCAGCAAGATCCCGCGCCTGGCTGAGCGCATGAATGTCATGATCTTCCTGGGCAACTTCAATGACACGGCCCAGCTGCTCATGCCG CAACTCAACGCCATCATCGCCGCCTCCATGTCCCTCAAGTCCTCCAGCAAACTGCGCAACATCCTTGAG ATCGTCCTGGCCTTCGGGAACTACATGAACAGCAGCAAGCGCGGGGCAGCCTACGGCTTCCGGCTGCAGAGCCTCGACGCG CTCCTGGAGATGAAGTCGACAGACCGCAAGCAAACGCTGCTGCATTACCTGGTGCGGGTGATCATGGAGAAGTACCCTGAGCTGACCGGCTTCCACACCGAGCTGCACTTCCTCGACAAGGCGGGCACAG TCTCCCTGGACAGCGTGTTGCAGGACGTGCGGAGCCTGCAGCAGGGGATGGAGCTGACCCGCAAGGAGTTCATGCGGCAGGACGACAGCCCCGTGCTCAAGGACTTCCTCAAGGTCAACTTGGAGGTGATGGAGAAGCTGCAGGCTGACAGCAAAACCGCCAAG GAGGCATACGAGTCAGCCGTGGAGTACTTTGGGGAGAACCCCAAGACCAGTCCCCCCACCACCTTCTTCCCCATGTTCCTGCGCTTCATCAGAGCCTACAAG aaagcagagcaggacaTTGAGCTGTGGAAGAAACAAGAAGCCGCGGCCAAAGAGGCAGAATCCAGCCCCCCCGGCAGCGAGGACCAGCCCGAGGTGAAG TTGCCCATCCAGAAAGCCAAGCGGCAGCAGATGGACATGATCGCCGAGCTGAAGAAGAAGCAGATGGTGAAGGAGCCGCTCATCTATGAAGGAAAAGACGGGGCCATCGAGGATATTATTTCAG ATCTGCGGAACAACCCTTACCGGCGTGGAGACAAGGGCCGCGGCAGTGCCAAGAAACGAGCTGCGGGGCAGAACCTGCAGGCGACGCCGGACATCTCGCTGTGA